A genomic region of Nymphaea colorata isolate Beijing-Zhang1983 chromosome 2, ASM883128v2, whole genome shotgun sequence contains the following coding sequences:
- the LOC116247656 gene encoding photosynthetic NDH subunit of subcomplex B 2, chloroplastic, whose product MAASSSPLLSSSPPQLLEQKFGRKGVKFTQLNGIPTVELAVRNGSSLQLRLSDGLVTSYKPKVYWKDDGFQEIVYTVPDGSADGASVKGGIGLVLNNLSRTKRDGSTWSASQWDVKHVESDSIDAVQVELICTNADGALDVTYIVSLFAVSMATAVIVKNKGTSNAELTSGILSHLKFKGRKGSAVTGLTGCSYCAHPPLSSKFNILSQAEAMKPESAGWNLFSDDKGKQNDKWQVEDNKFIMMKDRFSRVYSAPPVERLKRIYNTPPSKYETIDQGNGLGFRIIRMGYDDIYLSCPGSFSERFGKDYFICTGPASMLVPVVLKPGEEWRGAQVLEHDNL is encoded by the exons ATGGCTGCCTCTAGCTCTCCCCTCCTCTCCTCCTCTCCCCCTCAGCTGCTCGAACAGAAATTCGGCCGGAAAGGAGTTAAGTTTACTCAGCTGAACGGGATTCCGACTGTCGAGTTGGCCGTCCGAAACGGCAGCTCCCTGCAGCTCAGGCTCTCAGATGGCCTGGTCACCTCATACAAGCCCAAGGTCTACTGGAAGGATGACGGCTTTCAAGAGATTGTTTACACGGTGCCTGATGGATCTGCTGATGGTGCATCGGTGAAGGGTGGAATTGGGTTAGTTCTCAATAATCTTTCGAGGACGAAACGGGATGGATCAACGTGGTCCGCATCACAGTGGGATGTTAAACATGTGGAATCAGATTCCATTGATGCTGTTCAG GTTGAATTGATATGCACTAATGCAGACGGCGCGCTTGATGTAACTTACATAGTCTCCCTCTTTGCTGTGAGCATGGCAACTGCAGTCATTGTGAAGAACAAAGGGACTTCAAATGCAGAGTTGACAAGTGGGATTCTTAGCCATCTAAAATTCAAAGGTCGAAAGGGTTCTGCAGTTACAGGGCTCACTGGATGTTCTTATTGTGCACACCCACCACTGTCatcaaaatttaatattttgtcACAGGCTGAAGCAATGAAACCAGAGTCTGCTGGTTGGAATCTGTTCTCTGATGACAAGGGAAAACAGAATGATAAATGGCAAGTGGAGGATAATAAGTTTATCATGATGAAAGACAGATTTAGTAGAGTATATTCCGCACCTCCTGTTGAGAGATTAAAGAGAATCTACAACACCCCTCCATCAAAGTATGAAACCATAGATCAG GGGAATGGACTTGGATTTAGAATTATAAGAATGGGCTACGATGACATTTACTTGAGCTGCCCTGGCTCCTTTTCAGAAAGGTTTGGAAAGGATTACTTTATTTGCACTGGCCCTGCTTCAATGTTGGTGCCTGTTGTCCTGAAACCTGGTGAAGAATGGAGAGGTGCTCAAGTTTTGGAACATGACAACTTATAG
- the LOC116246692 gene encoding PHD finger protein ING2 isoform X2 has product MAIARTGVFVDDYLEYSSTLPAELQRLLNTMRELDERSQAMINQSREQTKYCLGLSSQNNKKGHPEDDEFIEKMKKEIEVNQENALSLCTEKVLLAKQAYDLIDSQMKRLEEDLGHFSEDLKQEGKIPHDEPTVLPPVVVKDERRKTYFGTPQTKRLEFREREWDRERDRDFELMPPPGSHKRTVPAPVDVDQPIDPNEPTYCVCHQVSFGDMIACDNENCEGGEWFHYACVGLSSETRFKVKWYDPTCKPLYIKGQENV; this is encoded by the exons ATGGCCATCGCAAGGACCGGCGTCTTCGTGGACGACTACCTCGAAT ATTCGAGCACACTGCCAGCAGAACTCCAGAGGCTACTCAACACCATGCGAGAATTGGACGAGAGATCGCAGG CCATGATTAATCAGAGTAGGGAGCAAACTAAATACTGCCTCGGCCTCTCTTCTCAAAATAATAAGAAAGGGCATCCTGAGGACGATGAATTCAtcgagaagatgaagaaggagatCGAAGTGAACCAGGAGAACGCGTTGAGCCTCTGCACGGAGAAAGTTCTGCTGGCTAAACAGGCCTATGATCTC ATCGATAGCCAAATGAAACGccttgaagaagatcttggtcACTTTTCAGAAGACCTAAAGCAAG AGGGGAAAATACCTCATGACGAGCCTACGGTCCTCCCTCCTGTGGTTGTTAAGGATGAACGAAGGAAGACATATTTTGGTACACCACAGACCAAGAGGCTTGAGTTCAGGGAGAGGGAATGGGATCGAGAGCGTGATCGAGACTTCGAACTCATGCCACCTCCCGGCAGCCATAAGAGAACTGTTCCTGCCCCTGTTGATGTTGATCAACCCATTGATCCAAATGAACCAACCTACTGTGTTTGTCATCAA GTATCATTTGGTGATATGATTGCCTGCGACAATGAGAAT TGTGAAGGAGGGGAATGGTTCCATTATGCATGTGTTGGCCTTTCATCTGAGACACGCTTTAAAGTGAAGTGGTACGATCCCACGTGCAAACCTCTCTACATTAAAGGACAGGAAAATGTGTAG
- the LOC116247654 gene encoding protein SINE1, producing MGRSASPLLKQELANLEKDSNTRRSAMKALRSYVRELDSKSIPQFLAQVSESKESNSSSYEHTISLYEVLARVHGKNIVPQIRNIMLTIISTLTSSAGSFPLHQACAKVVPAIARYGIDPLSPDNEKLSIIDSLARPLSEVLMGRPECLASGAALCLKALVESDNWRFASDQTVNMVCLNLSGALEEKVTQMHSHMGLVVSLAKCSPLILEGYARSLIRSAIDICGPGETEISAQKRLNAIQLINSILKHVDPSSICSEMEQILLFLEKCRSDQLMFVRSAATEALLNARTIAVVKKLKINALSMVNESFVSQKKDRSMSPYSAESTITCNHSPRSVTPDSETVTSFATSPISPAQSYCNFGRPTNRRLWMDTHSAVDVSLKDGLYSSSMIDGHTGFIGTSFKEDPKRLIDEDVTYTGAELSEEFTGFGSNSEILEAENDTPKKQYPTIPIDDIKIFTTPRKLMRSLQDQDAESNILDEESSDRSSQNSNGSELSPLNKIQGHLKLEFREWKSSEAPNMTDWQNKFEDATFQADKVHQSHSCHKTESVSSTDGDPVEADHALFDEVAEGKKKPRITVKKKMNPMMLVFSICFVILLVSIAVMFITNGTNHRDTYNNFVAT from the exons ATGGGGAGGAGCGCCAGTCCGCTGCTGAAGCAGGAGCTTGCGAACCTCGAAAAGGATTCGAACACGCGCCGATCTGCCATGAAAGCTCTGAGATCTTACGTGCGAGAGCTTGATTCCAAGTCTATCCCTCAATTCCTAGCCCAAGTCTCAGAATCGAAAGAATCAAATTCTTCATCGTACGAGCACACCATCTCTCTCTATGAAGTCCTTGCTCGTGTTCATGGAAAGAATATAGTTCCCCAGATCCGAAACATCATGTTGACTATCATCTCCACCTTGACCTCAAGTGCTGGTTCTTTCCCACTCCATCAAGCCTGCGCGAAGGTTGTACCTGCCATTGCACGTTATGGAATCGATCCTTTGTCTCCTGACAATGAAAAGTTGTCGATTATTGACTCTCTAGCTCGGCCCCTGTCGGAAGTTCTAATGGGACGTCCTGAATGCTTAGCTTCTGGTGCTGCCCTTTGTTTGAAAGCTCTTGTGGAATCTGATAATTGGAGATTTGCTTCTGATCAGACAGTGAATATGGTTTGCTTGAATTTATCTGGAGCTCTTGAAGAGAAGGTAACACAAATGCATTCTCACATGGGTCTTGTAGTGTCTCTTGCAAAGTGCAGTCCATTGATCCTAGAGGGATATGCTCGGTCACTTATAAGATCGGCTATCGACATATGTGGACCTGGGGAGACTGAAATATCTGCACAGAAGCGCTTGAACGCAATCCAACTAATAAACTCCATTTTGAAACATGTAGACCCAAGTAGCATTTGTTCCGAAATGGAGCAAATTCTCCTCTTCTTGGAGAAATGCCGCTCTGACCAGTTGATGTTTGTAAGGAGTGCTGCCACCGAAGCTCTTCTAAATGCAAGAACCATTGCAGTAGTGAAGAAACTAAAAATCAATGCCCTTTCAATGGTGAATGAGTCTTTCGTTTCTCAAAAAAAAGATCGTAGTATGAGTCCATACAGTGCAGAGTCCACAATCACCTGTAACCACTCTCCTAGGTCTGTAACGCCTGATTCTGAGACAGTGACTTCTTTTGCTACATCACCCATTTCGCCTGCTCAGTCATACTGCAACTTTGGAAGGCCTACAAATCGTAGGCTTTGGATGGACACTCATAGTGCTGTAGATGTTTCCTTGAAAGATGGTCTTTATTCTTCAAGCATGATAGATGGGCATACAGGTTTTATTGGTACTAGCTTCAAGGAAGATCCCAAACGCTTGATCGACGAGGATGTTACTTATACGGGAGCTGAACTTTCTGAAGAGTTTACTGGGTTTggttcaaattctgaaattttggaGGCAGAAAATGATACCCCAAAG AAGCAGTATCCAACTATTCCTATAGATGACATCAAGATTTTCACTACTCCCAGAAAGCTAATGCGGTCTCTTCAAGACCAGGATGCTGAGAGCAATATCTTGGATGAAGAATCTAGTGATCGAAGTAGCCAGAATTCCAACGGATCAGAACTTAGCCCACTAAACAAAATTCAGGGACATCTCAAATTGGAATTTCGTGAATGGAAGTCTTCAGAAGCCCCCAACATGACTGATTGGCAAAACAAATTTGAAGATGCTACATTTCAAGCCGACAAGGTCCACCAATCACATTCCTGTCATAAGACAGAGTCTGTATCTTCAACTGATGGGGATCCAGTGGAAGCTGATCATGCCTTATTTGATGAAGTggcagaaggaaaaaagaaaccgCGTATTACAGTCAAGAAAAAGATGAACCCCATGATGCTCGTTTTCAGTATATGTTTCGTCATATTGCTAGTTTCTATTGCAGTTATGTTCATCACCAATGGGACAAATCACAGGGATACGTACAACAATTTCGTTGCCACATGA
- the LOC116246692 gene encoding PHD finger protein ING2 isoform X1 yields the protein MAIARTGVFVDDYLEYSSTLPAELQRLLNTMRELDERSQAMINQSREQTKYCLGLSSQNNKKGHPEDDEFIEKMKKEIEVNQENALSLCTEKVLLAKQAYDLIDSQMKRLEEDLGHFSEDLKQEGKIPHDEPTVLPPVVVKDERRKTYFGTPQTKRLEFREREWDRERDRDFELMPPPGSHKRTVPAPVDVDQPIDPNEPTYCVCHQVSFGDMIACDNENCEGGEWFHYACVGLSSETRFKGKWYCPTCKPLYIKAQENV from the exons ATGGCCATCGCAAGGACCGGCGTCTTCGTGGACGACTACCTCGAAT ATTCGAGCACACTGCCAGCAGAACTCCAGAGGCTACTCAACACCATGCGAGAATTGGACGAGAGATCGCAGG CCATGATTAATCAGAGTAGGGAGCAAACTAAATACTGCCTCGGCCTCTCTTCTCAAAATAATAAGAAAGGGCATCCTGAGGACGATGAATTCAtcgagaagatgaagaaggagatCGAAGTGAACCAGGAGAACGCGTTGAGCCTCTGCACGGAGAAAGTTCTGCTGGCTAAACAGGCCTATGATCTC ATCGATAGCCAAATGAAACGccttgaagaagatcttggtcACTTTTCAGAAGACCTAAAGCAAG AGGGGAAAATACCTCATGACGAGCCTACGGTCCTCCCTCCTGTGGTTGTTAAGGATGAACGAAGGAAGACATATTTTGGTACACCACAGACCAAGAGGCTTGAGTTCAGGGAGAGGGAATGGGATCGAGAGCGTGATCGAGACTTCGAACTCATGCCACCTCCCGGCAGCCATAAGAGAACTGTTCCTGCCCCTGTTGATGTTGATCAACCCATTGATCCAAATGAACCAACCTACTGTGTTTGTCATCAA GTATCATTTGGTGATATGATTGCCTGCGACAATGAGAAT TGTGAAGGAGGGGAATGGTTCCATTATGCATGTGTTGGCCTTTCATCTGAGACACGCTTTAAAGGGAAGTGGTACTGTCCCACGTGCAAACCTCTCTACATTAAAGCACAGGAAAATGTGTAG